In the genome of Candidatus Omnitrophota bacterium, the window TGCAGTGGGCTTCTATAATGTTTTTCCTTGTTTGCACAGTATCATTCTACGGCTTCAAGTGGATCTGGCTGGCCCAGCATATGGCCATTATTTCAAACGGTTTCCTGACCGGTGTTATTTGGTTCACGGTGCTGACAGGCAAGCCGTTCACATTGCAATATGCGCGGGAAGAGCTGCCGAAAGATCAATGGGATAATGTAGATATGATCCGCGGCTGCCGGTTCATCGCCATTTTTTGGGGAGCGCTGCTTTTGGTCCCGACAGTTTTCAGCGCTTTCCGGTTATTCTATCCCGCCGCCTTACCGGGTTCTTTCTATTCCTACCTCAGCCCGCTCTGCATCATTATCGGCGTATCTTATACCACTTTATATAAACACAAGAAACGAGAGCAGCGGGGAGCCGAATCGCACAGTTGATCGCAAGCCAGTTTCCCAAACAGAAAGGACCAGCCATGGCAAAGAAGGTATTGTTTTTCGTATTATTAGTAATGTTGTTGATCCCTCAGTTAGCTCGCTCCGAAGGAGCGAAACCCATCCAGTTGGCTATATTCGATCCTATCCAGCTCGTCCCGGAGAATGAGTCCATAGGAGGCCTGAGCCTTAGCCTTATCTACGGAGCCAATCAGGATGTCAGCGGCATAAGCCTCGGCCTCATAAACCGCACCAAAGGGCGCGGCGTAGGCCTGCAATACGGCGCCGTGAATATTACGGAAGGCGATTTCACCGGGTTGCAGTGGGGTTTTGTTAACTGGTCGGAAGGATTCATGCATGGCCTGCAATACGGCGCCTTGAATGTCTCGAAAGGCCAGTCCGCGGGCGTAGAGCTGGGCCTGGTCAATTACAGCAAGGATTCATTCAGCGGTTTCCAGGGCGGCGTCGTCAATTACGCGGGGGAGATGCACGGCCTCCAGTTCGGGTTCGTCAACTATACGAAATCCCTCGACGGCCTCCAGATAGGCCTCGCCAACTACAACGGCAACAAGAAGCCGCTGGAATTCATGGTCCTTGTTAACTGGTCCTTCTAACACGCGGTTATGTGGTATATTTATATATTGAAGTGCAAGGGCGGAACTTTATACACGGGCATGACCAATGATCTGGAACGCCGCTTCAAAGAACACTTGAGCGGGAAAAGCCGTTACACCAGCTACAACCGGCCCGTATGTTTAGTATATAAAGAGGAACATCCGACCAGGTCCGCGGCGGCGAAACGTGAGGCCGAGATCAAGAATTGGGCTCGCGGAAAGAAACTTGCGCTTATTAAAAGCGGGATAATGACCGCAAGGAGGCAGGGATGAAAAAAATAATGGCAGCGGCCGCGATATTGTGCCTTGCGGCGAGTTGTTTCGCGGTAACTCCTTCCCAGCAAAAAATGGAACGTGAAGCTTTGGTAGGAGATGATCAGTCGGCAGGGCTTTCCGGGGAAGAAGCGCCCCTCGTGACATTGGCCGGTGAAATAGTCTCGATCAAGAGGTCGCTCAATAAGATCACGGTCAAGGACCAGAATACGAGCACCGAGAAGGAATTTACCGTAAAGTCCGAAGATATCAAGTCGGTCAAGCTCGGAGATACTGTCGAGGTCAAATATAAGCCCGGCTCAGGCGTCGCCGATAGCATTACGGCCGCGAAACCCTCGCAGCCGTCACCGGCGTACTAATAAAATATGTTGCGTTGGGTTTTAATTTAAGGTAGAATTATATCAAAGGTAGTTGTTAATAAAAAGGAGGTAACATGGGGTATCAAGGTGGTGGTGGTGGTGGGTTCGGCGGCGCGCCGAGAGAGATGCACAAAGCGACTTGCGCGGATTGTAAGAAGGAATGCGAAGTCCCCTTCAAACCGAGAGATGACCGTCCCGTATATTGCAAGGACTGTTTTTCGAAGCGCAAGAACGAAGGACGTTAAAGAGACTCGATAGACAGATCAAAGGTCCCCTGCAATTTAACTTGCAGGGGATTTTTGTTTGCCGTAGAATAACACCATGCCAAAAAAGATATTGGTCCTCAACGGAAGCCCGAAAAGGAACGGTAATACCGCAAAGCTTGTCGAGTGGTTCACTGAGGCCGCGCGCTCGAAGGCCGCCGATGTCGAGGTCATAAACGCCGCTTTCCTCAAGTACAAGTCCAGCGGCTGCACATCCTGCAGGACCTGCCAGAAGATAAAGGAATACAAATGCGCGATAAAGGACGATGCGCAGCCGGTCCTCAGGAAGATGGCGAAGGCGGATGTCATCGTATTCGCCACGCCGTTATATTTCTACGGGCCGAGCGCCCAGCTTAAGGTCATAATCGACCGGATGTTCTCGCTCTATAAATGGGACAATACGACCGATACGTTTACGTCCCCCCTGAAGGGCAAGACCATGGTCCTGCTGCTCAACGCCTATGAAGACGTAGGCCTGGACCTGGTAAAGAAGTCATTTAAGATCATAGCCGACTACAGCGAAATGAAGTTCCTCTCCCTGCTTGTCCCCAATGCCCGCGAATCCGGGGAGATCGTAAAACTAAAGGGCATCCGCAAGAAAGCGGCCGCGTTCGGCAAAAAAATAGCTTTTATTGCTTTAAAAGAGTAAGATAATTTTCCGCAGAGTATGGTAAAATAACCAAAAAGGAGATGGGACAATGAAGAGGATTTTTGTCTTAATTGGCGTTCTATTTTTTGCAATAACCGGCACTAACATCAACGGAGGCCTTTTTGCCATGGATGACCAGGTCGTTGTATTAGAAACTAACCAGGGGAATATCGAGATAAAACTTATACCCGAGGTAGCGCCGAAGGCTTGTGAGAATTTCATCACGCTTGCCGGGAAGGGGTATTATGACGGCCTGATATTCCACAGGGTCATAAAAGGTTTTATGATACAGGGCGGCGACCCGACAGGGACGGGCACGGGCGGGCAATCGTGCTGGGGAAAACCGTTTGCGGACGAAACCGACCCGAAAGTCCAGTTTGATACTCCGGGAGTACTGGCCATGGCGAACGCAGGGCCAAATACCAACGGTAGCCAGTTCTTCATTACTACCGCCAAGACCCCGTGGCTTAACGGGAAACATACGATATTCGGCAAAGTGGTATCTGGCTATGATGTGGTCGAGAAGATAGAGAACTCGGCCGTCGGCAGGAACGACAAGCCTAAGGCCGAGCAAAAGATCGTCAAGGCATATTTAAAGGCCGCAAAATAAATATTTAATTAACGGCCGTAAATTTTTCCTTTGGAGCGCCGCAAATAGAGCAGACCATAGGCGGCTTATTCTCCGTCACATTGCCGCAAACCAGGCATACGAAGAAATCCTTCTTCTGGCCTTTCCATGAATCAAGGTCCTTCAGAGCCTTTTTGAATAGTTGGGCGTGAACTGCCTCGACCCTCACTGCGCCCTTGAACGAAGCGATCGCGGGTTTGACCTTATCCTTCTCCGCCTGGGCCAGGAATTCCGGGTACATCTTGCCGGATTCGTAATTTTCCCCGTTTATGGCCGTTTCAAGGTTTTCTTTCGTGCTTTTTACAGGCGTGGCCAGCATATTCACCTTGGGGACCCCGCCTAATTCCTTTATCGCCCTTTCATGCCCCTCATAATGGACCTGCTCCGAACGCGCGGCTGCCCTGAAAAGACTCGCAACGCCCTTGTAGCCTTCCTTGTCCGCCTGCTGGGCGAATGACATGTAGCGGACCTGGGCGTTCTTTTCGCCGTTATAAGCGGATAAAAGATTAGCTAGTGTTGCTCCGGGCTTCGCGGCGGCCGGTTTTGCGGCGGCGTATGCTTTGCCGGAAAGCAAAGAGAAGACAGCGACGCAGAGCGCCATTACGATAACGCCTCTCCTGAACATAGTACCCTCCTTTGTTGCGGCCATTTTCACATAACCAGCCGGGGATTTCAATAGGGTTATTCTACATTATTCTGACTTTTTTCCGCTTTCTTTTCTTCCTCTTGCGGAGGTCCCGTCTTTAAGGTAAAATGTAACCATGCAAAAAACCGTTGAGATAACCGATAAAGCGAGCGAGCGCAGCCAATTATCCGCGGCGAGCGTATCATTCTGGGGCTCGATAGCGCTATTTGTTATTTCTGCGGCAGCGGGTATCGCCGTGGATTCCATCACGCTTATTTTGGACGCTTCCGCAAGCCTTGTCATTTTGGTCGTAGCCTTCCTCATGAGCTCCACGATAAAGAAGATACACAGCCCGCCCGACGAGATCTTCAATTTCGGTTATGAAAAATACGAGCCGTTCACGGTCGTATTGCAGGGCGCCCTTATAATCACGACCTGCCTGATAAGCGCTAAATTCGCGATCCAGGACATCGTCCATTCGGAAGATATAGAGAATTACCGGATACCTGTTATCGCGGCATGCCTGTCAGTCGCGATAGGGGTGTTCGTAAGCATATTCATCAAAGCCGCCGCGCGCAGGACACACTCATCGATGATGCATACGGCGAGCATGCATTGGTTCATAGATACAGGCATGTCGGTCGGCATACTCGGCGGGTTTTGCGCGGGCTGGGTGCTGAAAGAGAAGGGGTACACCAATATCACGCGTTTCGTCGACCCGGCCATGGCTATTATACTGGCGCTGATCTTCATTATACCTCCCGCGAGAACGATAAAAAGGCATTTTATGGAGCTTTTGGATGCCGTCCCGTCAAAAGATATAAGGGATAAAGTAAGGCAGGTAGTGGATGAATATAAGCCCAGGATGTTCGGTGTCAGCAGGGTCAGGACAAGGAAAGCCGGGGATAAGATCTTCGTAGATATCTGTTTTGTCGTGAAGGAAGATATGACCGTCAGGGAGGCCGAAGCGGTCGCCGCGGATTTCGAGAAGGACCTTAAGACCCATTTGCGCCATCTTGACGTAGTGGTATATTTTAAACCTATGAAATAATCCCATGTCAAAAAGCCGGCTGGAAAAGAAGATATATTACCACGACACGGATTGCGGCGGCGTCGTTTATCACGCCTCGTATTTAAACCATCTCGAAGAAGGCAGGACCGAACTTCTTCGAGAAAAAGGTGTCGATGTCGGAGAACTCGCCCGCGAGGGGACGATCTTTCCGGTCGTCCGCATCGAAATCGAATACAAATACCCCGCAGTATACGGCGACACCATCGAAGTGCTCACCTCGATCGAGAAGGTCGGCCACGCCTCCATAAATTTCGACCAGGAGATAATGAAGGGCGGCACCCTGCTGCTGAAGGCGAAGGTCGTTTGCGCGTGCGTGGATGCGGACCTGAAGGCAAAGCCTATCCCTGAAGCGGAACTTTCCAAACTGAAAATTGTCTAAATGAGTGAAAAGAGCATAAATTTCGACGAACTGGTCCTGGAGCATAAGGACAAGGTGTTTAATTTATGCTATCGCTTCATGGGCGATCACGGCGAGGCCGACGACTGCGCGCAGGAGACTTTCGTCAAGGCATACCGGTCGCTGAAGGATTTCAGGCGCGAGTCGTCAGTATCGACGTGGATCTACAGGATAGCGGTAAACACGTGCAAGAACAGGCTCTCTTCCGCGCAATACCGCAGGAGCAGGTATATGGTGCGGCTCGATGAGCCGAAAGATACCGGGGACGGCGAGCAGCCGGTCGAGATAGGCGGCAAGGCCCTTTCCCCGTCGGCTGAGCTGGACAGGAAAGAAAAGGGGGAGACGATACAGGAGGCGATAAATTCACTTAGCGGCGACCACAGGTCGGTTGTCGTGCTCCGCGATATCGAAGGGCTCTCATACGAGGAGATATCTGAAATTACGGGTTATAACCTCGGCACAGTGAAATCGAAACTGGCGAGGGCGAGGCAGGAATTAAGGGAGAAGCTAAAGGGGCTGGTCTAGATGGAACGCGAAGACAAAAAAGACATGATGCCGGAAGAAGAATACCTGAAGCGGATGAACGCCTTGCCTAAGGTGAAAGCGCCCGAAGATTTTCTTCAGAAGGTGCATGAGCGCATTGAAAGGCGTTCGGCCTTCGAGAAGATAATGCGTGCCTTGTTCGTGCCGGTGAAGATCAAGGTCCCGCTGGAACTCGCGGCGATGGCGGCGGCGGTCATCTTGATCGTCTCTACGGTAGGCATAAAGAAGCCCATGGAACAACTTGCGTATGCGCCGAAGGCAAAAATGGCGACCGGGACAGGGGTCATTATGAAAAGTGAATTGTCTGCCGGCAGCAGGTCGGCAGTAGCCGAAGAGGACAAGAAGATAGACACGGTCTTTATTAACAAAGGATTAAACGATTCCGATAGCAAACCCATTGAGATCGCCCTTCTCGTCAGGACAGAAGAGCCGGTCAAGGCGCGCGAGGCGCAAAAATCCGCAGCGACGGACAGTTTTGACTCGAGGAAATTTAAAGAAGTGTCCGCCCGGGAAGAAAAAGCCGTCCGTCCCGAAGCGGAAGCGGCCATAGGCCGGAAAACGTATTTGGCCGAAGCCCTTTCGAAAGTAAAGAACCGGGTAGAGCTGGCGCAGGGTAAAGTCACAAACGTCGAAGTAAATAAAGATACAGGCATACCCCAATACGTCGATGCCGAGATACCCGCGGCCGGTTACGCGAAATTCGTAGAGAACCTGTCAGGCATCGGCACCCTCCAAGAACCCCTCCTTAAAGAAGCGCCCCAGGGCCGGGATATCGTCCGGGTCCGCATCAAGCTACTATAAGGGATGTTGTCTTTTTGAAGCGTCCCCGAATTTTTACTGGATAATTCCAGGGGCACAATATATACTTAATGTTGTGCCCCTTTTGTATAAATGAGGAGGAAAAATAATGAGGGTTCCTTTTTGTTTTGCGGTCATGCTGGTCCTGTCGCTGGCCGCGCCTTCCTTCGCGGTGGACTTTTCCGCCGATGTAGTCACCACCCAGGCGGGCAAGACTTTCAGCGCCAAGGTTTTCGTCAGCGGAGAAATGAGCAGGATGGAAGCCCCTGAGAGCATATCCATATCGAGAGTAGACAAAAAAGTCGTCTGGATACTGATCCCCGGACAGAAGGTGTATATGGAGCAGGCTTTTGACGCCAAAAAATTGATGGCCGCCCCGGATAAGGTAGAAGGTGAGCTTGAGCGCACCCCTCTCGGGAAGGACACGGTGGACGGCAAGACGGCGGACAAATATAAGGTAACCTACGAAATAGAGGGTATCAAGAACGAGATGTTCCAATGGGTAGAGAGCGGTTCAAACCTCCCGCTTAAGTCTGCCGCTTTGGACGGAAGCTGGAGCGTAGAATACAGGAATATCAAGACCGGACCGCAGCCTGATTCGTTGTTCGAGGTGCCGTCCGATTACAAGAAATTCTCCATGGAGATGCCTGACATGGGCAACATGATGAAAGGAATGGAAAAAAATGAATAGACCCGGGATCTTCCTGCTCGCACTTGTCTTATTTCTTTTGTTTTCGGGCGCGGCTGTTTACGGCGAGGACCAACAGGTGGAAAAGAAGATAGATGAATTGATAAAAAAGATGACGCTTGGCGAGAAGGTGACCCTTATCGCGGGAAACGAGATGGAGACGTATTCCATCGACAGGTTGGGTATCCCGAAATTGAAGTGTTGCGACGGCCCGGTCGGCGTCGCCAGGAGCGGCCCGGTGACGGCATTCCCGTCGTCCATATGCATGGCCGCGACATGGGACCCGGACCTGATCTATAAAGTGTCGACGGCGCTTGCCGAAGAAGTCAAGGGGAAGGACAGGAACATGTCCCTGGCGCCGTGCGTGAATATCCACAGGGTCCCGATGGGCGGAAGGAATTTCGAGAGTTTCGGAGAAGACCCGTATCTCTCGTCACGGCTGGCTGTAGCGTATGTGAAGGGCCTGCAGGACAATAAAGTCCTCGCGACGGTAAAACATTACGCCTGCAACAACCAGGAATGGGAACGCGGCACGATAGATGTGGTCATCGACGAGCGGGCGCTCAGGGAGATATACCTGCCGGCATTTGAGGCGGCGGTGAAAGAAGGCGGTTCGTGGTCCGTAATGGCCTCCTACAATAAAGTGAACGGCTACCATTCGAGCGAGAATGATCATTTACTGAACGAGATACTTAAGAAAGAATGGGGATTCAAAGGGTTTGTCGTCTCGGACTGGGGGGGGACGCACAGCACGGTCAACGCGGCGAATTACGGCCTCGATCTCGAGATGCCTAGAGGGGATAATTTTAACTCGAAATTGGTGAGCGCGGTCAATAACGGCCAGGTAAAGGAAGCCGTGATAGACGACAAGGTAAGGCGGATCCTGAGGGCGATGTTCTGGCTCGGCCTCTTCGACGCCAACCCGGCGCCGAACCGCGGGTCCCTTAATACGGCGCAACACAAAGAGGCGGCCTTCCTGACGTCCAGGGAAGGGATAGTCCTGCTCAAGAATACCGGCGGTGTCCTGCCTATCGACATAACCAAGATAAAATCGATCGCGGTCATAGGCCCCAATGCCGCTGCCAACAGGTTCGGCGGCGGAGGCAGTTCAGAAGTGACGCCTGCCTATAACGTGAGCCCGCTCGACGGACTGAAGAAGAGACTCGGCAATAAAGTCGCAATAAATTACGCGTTGGGATGCAAACTTGAGGGCGAAGTGGTGCCGATCGAGACGTCGGCTGTCCAGACCGTCTTCAACGGGAAAAAAGTAAACGGTTTTCTGGGGGAATATTTCAATAACCAAGGGCTCGAGGGCGCTCCGGCCGTGAAAAGGGTCGATAAGCATATAGACTTCTCGTGGGGCGATGGGCCGCCGGCAGACGGCATACAGCAAGACCATTTCTCCGCCAGGTGGACGGCGAAACTCACGCCGCCGAAGACCGGTGAGTACGAGGTGAACCTGCGGAGCGACGACGGTTCCCGCCTCTTCATAGACGGCAGGGAGATCATAAACAGCTGGAAAGACCACGGAGAAGAGACTAAAAGCACTACGATGAAGTTTGAGGCGGGCAAGGAGTACGACCTGCGCGTCGAATTCTATGAGAACAGCGGAGGAGCGGTTGTTAAGCTGGGATGGGATATTCCACGGGAATTGGCCGCCGAGGCCGCCGAGGTCGCGAAAAAATCCGATATCGCGATCGTATTTATCGGTCTCTCCGGCCGTTTCGAGTCCGAATGTTTCGACAGGAAGGATATAAACCTTCCTGATGGCCAGAACGATCTCGTTAAGAAGGTCGTCGCGGCGAATAAAAATACGGTCGTCGTGTTGAATTCCGGCGCCGCGGTCATTATGAACGAATGGGTAAATGACGTCCCTGCGATCCTCGAGATGTGGTATCCGGGACAGGAGGGCGGCAATGCTATCGCGGATGTGCTGCTCGGATATTACAATCCGTCGGGCAAACTGCCCACGACCTTCCCTGTAAGATGGGAGGATTGTTCGGCATATTCCACTTATCCGGGCAAGAACGGCAAAGTGTATTATTCGGACGGCATCTTCGTAGGCTACCGTTACTTCGACAAACAGGGGACAAAGGTCCTCTTTCCGTTCGGCCACGGCCTTTCTTATACCACCTTTGAATACAGCAACCTTACGATAACGCCCGGCGCGGTGTCGGACGGTAAGATCGATCTCACAGCCTCTTTCGACCTTAAGAACACCGGCCGGAGGGAAGGCGCCGAGGTCGCCCAGTTGTATATAAGGGAGGTCGCTCCCGGCATCGAGAGGCCCGTAAGGGAGCTTAAGGGATTCAAGAGAGTGAATCTGAAGCCCGGCGAAACGCTAAAGGTGACATTCAAGCTCGATAAGAGGTCCTTCGCGTTCTATGATGTCGATAAGAAGGATTGGACCGCCAACCCCGGAGAATTCGAGATCGAGGCGGGCAGCTCGTCCAGGGATATCAAGCTCAAGGGTACCTTTACCCTGCAAAAGGGCAAAATGCTTTGATGCTGGTCAGGGAATTCGTTTCGCTCGGCGTTTTTCTCGCGTTCATTCTCGCCGTATACATAAAAGAGGGCCAGCTGATATCCGGGCTGGTCCTCCATAAAGTACGGCGCAAGGAAGGGCCTTCCGGTTTCCTGTCCAAGCCGGCGATAGCCGTCCATATCCTGGCGGCGGCCGGTATCCTTTGTTTCCTCTACGGCCTTTTAATAGAACCGCATTGGATAGAAGTCAAGAGAGTGGAGATAGAGAGCGGCAAATTATCCCGCGCCAGTCTCCGTATAGTCCAGCTATCAGACCTGCATACCGACCCCAAAGGCACAAACGAGAAAAAAGTTATAGAGGCGGTGAACGCGCTGAAACCCGACATCATCGTCTTCACAGGGGACGCGGTAAATTCCCCGAAGTCGCTGCCCGTCTTTAAAAAGACCCTGAAGAGCCTTAAGGCGAATATAGGAAAATATGCCGTGACAGGAAACTTCGATTACTGGTTCCTGCGCGGGCTCGACCTGTTCGGGGGGACCGGTTTTGTAGCCTTGGACGGCAGGATCGAGAGAATAGACAAAGACGGAGATATTTTTTTCATCTCGGGCCTTAATTTCGAGCACGGCGGGCATTGGTTCCCCGTATTGAAGAATGTGCCGCGGGGATATTACAGCATATTTTTGTACCATAAGTCCGACCTTATCGAGGACCTGAAAGGCGTAAATGTCGATCTGTATCTCACCGGACATACCCACGGCGGACAGGTGGCGCTCCCGTTTTACGGGGCGATAATCACCCTTTCGAAATACGGCAAGAGATATGAAGCAGGGGAATACAAGGTCGGGAATACCGTCCTTTACGTGAACCGCGGCATAGGTACCGAAGGGAAGGCCGGCGTGAGGGTCAGGTTCATGGTGAGGCCGGAGATAACCGTATTCGATATCAAGCCCGCGCGTCCCGCCGCAAAAAAATGAAATTGGCCGTTGAAAAATCCCGCCGTTTGTGGTATAAATAATCATTCTACCGAGGAGGAAATCCAAAATGGGCAAATCAATTAAAGGCACAAAGACCGAGAAGAACCTGCTCGCTTCATTTGCGGGAGAGTCCCAGGCGAGGAACAGGTATACGTATTTCGCCAGCGCCGCGCGGAAAGAAGGCTATGAGCAGATAGCGAACATATTCACCGAGACCGCGGAGAACGAAAAGGAGCACGCCAAGGTATTTTTCAAGTATCTTGAAGGCGGAGATGTCGAGATAACGGCCGCTTATCCGGCCGGCAAGATAAATAACACCAATGCGAACCTTGAAGCCGCGGCCGCCGGCGAGAACCTGGAGTGGACTACGCTGTATTCCGATTTCGGAAGGATAGCCGAGGAGGAAGGATTTCCCGAAGTCGCCAGGTCCTTCGAGCAGATAGCGAAAGTTGAAAGATTCCACGAATCGAGATACAGGAGGCTCATCAACAACATAGCGAACGGCGAAGTATTCAAGAAGAAGGCGCCGGTCAAGTGGCATTGCATAAACTGCGGCTATGTGTTCGAAGGGGCAGAGGCCCCAAAAGAATGCCCGGCCTGCAAACACCCACAGGCATTTTACGAGATCCTCTCCGAGAATTTTTAAGGGGTATTACTCCAGCCTGAAGAGATACCGCCATGACACAGAAAGCGCAATACCCGTCTTTTGATTATATCGGCAGCCCCATCGAGGAGATATTTTCCAAGCTTAAGACCTCCCCGAAGGGCCTCTTCGAGAAAGAAGCGCAGAAGCGGCTCGAGTATTACGGCTTCAACGAACCCGCCAAAAAAAAGAAGAGGACCGTATTAACCGAGATCCTCTCTAAATTCCTGAATCCCCTTGTTATCGTCCTGGTCATCATCGGGTCGTTTTCCCTTTATTTTGGCTCGCAGATTAGCGCGCTGCTCATCTTCATGATGGTAATATTAAGCGTATTCCTTTCGTTCGTACAGGAGCACCGCTCCGAGAAAGCCGCGGAAAAACTGAGCGAGATGGTCCGCACGACCGCGACCGTGTACAGGAACGGCAGGCCAAAAGAAATAAATATCCGCGAGATAGTCCCGGGGGACATCGTCGACTTGTTCGCGGGCGACATGATCCCTGCTGACTTAAGGATCATCTCGTGCAAGGACCTCTTCATCAACCAGGCGTCCTTGACCGGAGAATCTTTCCCGATAGAAAAGGTCGCCGGGCCTGTCCAGGCCAAATCGTCCTCGACCTCGGAATTGCGGAATATAGCTTTTATGGGATCAAGCGTCGTAAGCGGCACCGCGCTCGGCGTGGTCGTGAAGACAGGGATCGCGACGCAATTCGGCGAGATCTCGCGCAAGCTCGCCAGCATGAGGATCGAAACGAGTTTTGACAGGGGGGTCAACAGTTTCGTCTGGCTCATGATCCGCGCGATGCTGTTAATGGTAATAGCCATTTTCGCGATAAACGCGATGCGGGGCCGACATTTTATCGACGCGCTCCTTTTTTCCCTTAGCGTCGCGGTCGGCCTCACGCCTGAGATGCTGCCGATGCTTATCACCATCAACCTCTCAAAAGGCGCCATAGCGATGTCTAAGAAAGAGGTGATAGTCAAACGCCTGAACTCCATCCAGAACTTCGGCGCGATGGATGTCATCTGCACCGACAAGACCGGCACGCTCACCATGGACCAGATCATACTCGAGAAACATTGCGATGTGGTGAGGAAAGAGGACCAGGATGTCCTCAAATATGCCTATATTAACAGCTATTACCAGACGGGCCTGAAGAACCTCCTCGATAAAGCCATACTCAAGCACGAGAAGATAGCGGTCAAGAAATTCAAGAAGGTCGACGAGATGCCTTTCGATTTTTCAAGGAAGATCATGTCCGTCGTCGTCGATATGGACAATAAGCACACGCTTATCTCGAAAGGGGCCCCCGAGGAGATATTCAAGCGCTGCTCGCATTACGAGCTAGACGGGGAGATATTCGAGATGGAGCAATGGCTCCTGGCCGACTTGCGCGAGGAGTACGACAGGCTAAGTACCGATGGTTTCAGGGTCCTGGCCATCGCCTATAAGGATGAGGGGACCAAGAAGGAAGCCTATTCGCGGGACGATGAGCAGGAACTCGTCCTGAAGGGTTACGTCGCTTTCCTCGACCCTCCGAAGGCGGACGCGAAAGAAGCCATCGAGGCGCTTACGAAGCAAGGCATACAGTTCAAGGTCCTGACAGGCGATAACGAGCTCGTCACTCAGAAGATATGCAGCGAGGTAGGGCTTGGGATAACCGGCCTCGTGCTGGGCGAACAACTGGAGAAGATGTCTGACGCCGAACTCCAGGTTGCGGCGGAAACGGCGAATGTCTTTGCCCGCATGTCCCCCCTCCAGAAAGAGAGGGTGATCCGGGCGCTGCATAAGAATAAACATATAGTAGGCTACCTCGGCGACGGCATAAACGACGCGCCCGCCCTGAAGGCGTCGGATGTCGGCATCTCCGTGGATAACGCCGTTGACATTGCGAAGGAATCCGCGGATATAATACTTCTCAAGAAAAATCTTTTAGTCCTCGAGGACGGAGTCGTAGAAGGCAGAAAGACCTTCGGCAACATCGTCAAATATATAAAGATGAGCTCCAGCTCGAATTTCGGGAACATGTTCAGCATGACAGGGGGAAGCATCTTCCTGCCTTTCCTGCCGATGCTCCCAATACAGATACTCCTAAATAA includes:
- a CDS encoding YbgC/FadM family acyl-CoA thioesterase, with translation MSKSRLEKKIYYHDTDCGGVVYHASYLNHLEEGRTELLREKGVDVGELAREGTIFPVVRIEIEYKYPAVYGDTIEVLTSIEKVGHASINFDQEIMKGGTLLLKAKVVCACVDADLKAKPIPEAELSKLKIV
- a CDS encoding sigma-70 family RNA polymerase sigma factor, with the translated sequence MSEKSINFDELVLEHKDKVFNLCYRFMGDHGEADDCAQETFVKAYRSLKDFRRESSVSTWIYRIAVNTCKNRLSSAQYRRSRYMVRLDEPKDTGDGEQPVEIGGKALSPSAELDRKEKGETIQEAINSLSGDHRSVVVLRDIEGLSYEEISEITGYNLGTVKSKLARARQELREKLKGLV
- a CDS encoding peptidylprolyl isomerase; the protein is MDDQVVVLETNQGNIEIKLIPEVAPKACENFITLAGKGYYDGLIFHRVIKGFMIQGGDPTGTGTGGQSCWGKPFADETDPKVQFDTPGVLAMANAGPNTNGSQFFITTAKTPWLNGKHTIFGKVVSGYDVVEKIENSAVGRNDKPKAEQKIVKAYLKAAK
- a CDS encoding GIY-YIG nuclease family protein, which translates into the protein MWYIYILKCKGGTLYTGMTNDLERRFKEHLSGKSRYTSYNRPVCLVYKEEHPTRSAAAKREAEIKNWARGKKLALIKSGIMTARRQG
- a CDS encoding rubrerythrin family protein, which gives rise to MFRRGVIVMALCVAVFSLLSGKAYAAAKPAAAKPGATLANLLSAYNGEKNAQVRYMSFAQQADKEGYKGVASLFRAAARSEQVHYEGHERAIKELGGVPKVNMLATPVKSTKENLETAINGENYESGKMYPEFLAQAEKDKVKPAIASFKGAVRVEAVHAQLFKKALKDLDSWKGQKKDFFVCLVCGNVTENKPPMVCSICGAPKEKFTAVN
- a CDS encoding cation diffusion facilitator family transporter — encoded protein: MQKTVEITDKASERSQLSAASVSFWGSIALFVISAAAGIAVDSITLILDASASLVILVVAFLMSSTIKKIHSPPDEIFNFGYEKYEPFTVVLQGALIITTCLISAKFAIQDIVHSEDIENYRIPVIAACLSVAIGVFVSIFIKAAARRTHSSMMHTASMHWFIDTGMSVGILGGFCAGWVLKEKGYTNITRFVDPAMAIILALIFIIPPARTIKRHFMELLDAVPSKDIRDKVRQVVDEYKPRMFGVSRVRTRKAGDKIFVDICFVVKEDMTVREAEAVAADFEKDLKTHLRHLDVVVYFKPMK
- a CDS encoding flavodoxin family protein translates to MPKKILVLNGSPKRNGNTAKLVEWFTEAARSKAADVEVINAAFLKYKSSGCTSCRTCQKIKEYKCAIKDDAQPVLRKMAKADVIVFATPLYFYGPSAQLKVIIDRMFSLYKWDNTTDTFTSPLKGKTMVLLLNAYEDVGLDLVKKSFKIIADYSEMKFLSLLVPNARESGEIVKLKGIRKKAAAFGKKIAFIALKE
- a CDS encoding CxxC-x17-CxxC domain-containing protein; this encodes MHKATCADCKKECEVPFKPRDDRPVYCKDCFSKRKNEGR